The following proteins are co-located in the Lepisosteus oculatus isolate fLepOcu1 chromosome 9, fLepOcu1.hap2, whole genome shotgun sequence genome:
- the LOC138241243 gene encoding deoxyribonuclease-2-beta-like translates to MLQTGVWLVHSTLELPDVKNHSTSFLPSSGHENAQTFFCGTYTYSTFKDIVFILVSTAVQLQYIHVYSFDYHVPQTFHRDLQCVAQRTCYPRKEPWFKQLPLTSLAGWGKLHRPLLSNCSVAHKVYNVKTMQLPEARPFGIMVDHSKWCVMKGGGPHWTCIADTNREIRQTRRGGGAVCTSRPGVWKAFLTVVDTFEDCQ, encoded by the exons ATGTTACAGACAGGAGTGTGGCTGGTTCACAGCACCCTAGAACTTCCAGATGTGAAAAATCATTCTACATCATTCTTGCCCTCCAGTGGGCATGAAAATGCACAGACCTTCTTCTGCGGGACTTACACATACAGCACCTTCAAGGACATAG ttttcattcttgtcTCTACAGCTGTGCAACTCCAGTATATCCATGTATACTCTTTTGACTATCACGTCCCCCAAACCTTCCACAGAGACCTTCAGTGTGTGGCTCAGAGAACATGCTATCCCAGGAAAGAGCCTTGGTTTAAGCAGCTGCCCCTGACATCTTTAGCAGG CTGGGGGAAGCTTCATCGGCCTCTGCTGTCGAATTGCTCTGTGGCGCACAAGGTGTACAATGTGAAGACGATGCAGCTGCCAGAGGCCAGGCCTTTCGGCATCATGGTGGACCACTCCAAGTGGTGTGTGATGAAGGGTGGGGGTCCGCACTGGACCTGCATCGCGGACACGAACCGAGAGATCAGGCAAACGAGAAGAGGAGGCGGGGCTGTGTGCACAAGCAGGCCTGGAGTGTGGAAGGCCTTCCTCACAGTAGTTGACACATTTGAGGACTGCCAGTAA